The following DNA comes from Helicoverpa armigera isolate CAAS_96S chromosome 27, ASM3070526v1, whole genome shotgun sequence.
AACTCTAGCTACCGCCAGCTGTTTTACATCCCTTGGTAACAACTTCGTGCACCTAGTTAAAAAGGAGGCTTTATCGATAAGTAATACCTATCTCACTAAATCGGAGTTTTTGAGATGAGactagcgcgttcaagcaagcaAATTCTTCAAGAcacaagtgaaaccgcgggacacAGCTAGatgaataaataacataaaataagaataaaaaatattacccaaTTGTAAGAATCAGATATTCTTTTAGGaattattccaaaaataatcTTCCATTGTAAACACTGTTACGGGAATGTATATTCGCCTAATTGTGAATCTTATAAGATTtagtttcattttgtatttgtttttattttactttttaatacaatacaaaattgtattaaattaattatagtgGATACATCACATGTTTTCgagtacaaattaatatttttgtgattttttacttttgcttataaaatataaaaaaattatgacagaTTTTTAGACATTGTCAGAATGCCTAGTCTATGGTTAAGTAgatctttttcttctttatatttcgtgaaataagatttatatttaaaaggttTAATTCATCAGCCATTTCTCACAGTATTGGCTTACTTGTTTAggtttttgatattaatatttaaactcCCGCATTTTCAAAAATTAGCTTTTCTCAGTGAATCAGTGGAATGCGTGAGAATTATAGGGAATTCGCGAAATTGACTGAACCTATAATTCCATTTCATTCTAGTGTAAATTGGCCCCAAGACAGCCATTTGATACCCCGAGTAtactcaattatatttttttcataactctGTGCTTAGTAACTTTGTATAAGCAAAGATACTTGATGAGAATTCACCAAAATTGGTACGCGAAAatgtgtttcttttttttgttcgcgcaatgtgttactgtttgctacagcgagtacaccacgagatacattTGTTGACACACACTGATGAAATCTCACTTTTAACTTTTTCACTATCACTTTTAACACTTTTCACATAAGTCCTCGTGCCTGCCACCCATCCATCTAGTGGCCTCGAAGCTCGTCGGTCAGCAGCACATGTTTTTCTGGACGTCGCCATGTGCAATGCTGTCTATACTCCAAGCTGGTAGTTCCACTTTGCCTGTATGTGTAGCGTCTTCTTCTGTGGGAGAACCTGGGGTTAGAAAAGGATATAATGGTTTTCTTATATGGGGTATGTAAAATGGAGTacttttttgtattgtattcttgataaacaattataattgaattgtaatagacagctgtgttgctgggaagtttgttcttcaccgcttcttcttcccagccataacactaggaaatGGTGAAAGGGTGGTTTTGAGGGTGcagtcatttttgtaattttgacgtgaaaaGTGCTATAATACCagtcttttttcaataaacgtGTTTGTCTTTGACCTGTAAGTACATATGATGTAGTTTTAGCTATATTATTgaagtcagttttatttataacccccagctttaacttaaaatagttttgttgaaattacatttttcattaccaAAAAATGTCCTAATTTATACATACCTGTAGGTATTTTATCATTGTCAACATCGGCGGAGTCGTATGACCGCAGCGAGGAGACGAGGTTGGAGCTGGACAGCTTCAGCAGAGCAGCCGCCGTGTTCAGGAATACTTCGTCTATTCCTTGCTGAGGACCAGAGATGAGGGTTTTTATTAGCTTGCCATGATAATAGTTTGTTGGTGGAACAGGATATAAGATAGTTTAATTGTATGAACATGAGTGAGTGCACATAAAATAAGGCaagttgttataaaaataatataaaatttgcGATTCATGTTTGGCCTCTTAGGCgaacaaatataatataaaaaaaataaggatcATTCTCAACATCAAATGACGGCTTCCGCTGTGGGTGTAGCGTGAGGTAGTGTcaaaaacccaccatgttctttcttgAGTCCATTATTTGCGATGACCGCAgtagctctttcgaacaatcccacatcCACTGCAGGCTTTGGCCCCAATGATGGGTACCACTGAGACCCACTAGGGCCAAGGAGGACCCTGTAACCCTTGGAAGGCTGTTATAATTACCTGATCATGTAGAGCGAAGGCCGtaagtaactctttcgaacaatcccgcagctcctgTACGTCAAGAGGACCCTATACCCTTTGGAAACCAGTTATAAGTACCTGGTCATGCAGCGCAGAGGTCTCGCAGTAGTGGGCGCCGATGGACTCGGCGAACTGTGCCGCCTCGCTCGCCTGCACGGCTCGAAGCTCTTCCAGGTCACTCTTATTACCCACCACTGATAGCACCATCGCTTCTGGGACGTTACTGGAAGGAATAATGGaagaaaatgtaaaaacgaTTGATTTGGCAGCCTTTACTGGGACAAATCTGGGTTAATCAGGGTGAGGCAGATGTCAAAATTTTTTTGTTAGATGAAAAGGCCTGATTTACATGGAAAAATCATgagatttatttaagaaatatacTTGGCTTTACCATTTTGAAGCAGTAGATCTCGCTGTCGCATTAAAAGGTACCTTATAAAGGTCTGTATACAATGACAACATTGATTATGTACAGACTTAGATACTACAAGGAAACCAAAGGGAATATGCctttttgatttgtttaataaGAGCTCTTTAAATTATAAgcttcaattaaaaaatcctGTGATTTAAAAGATTTGCAAAATCCCGTCAAGACAATTCCCGAGATAAGGGTCCAATGcatcaaatacatatgtataacgaaaaataacaagatataTAAGTAGACTTACCTCTGCAATTCCTTAACCCATCCTTTGATAGCGACAAAGCTGTTAAAGTTAGTGATATCGAAGACTAGAAGCGCAGCGTTCGCGTTGCGGTAATACATTGGTGCCATTGAGCGAAACCGCTCCTGTCCTGCTGTGTCCCATACCTGGAATGTTAAGTAGTCTGTTAATAAGAGCACCCTAGCTGATTCTCGGccaaggcggctgttctcatataaggagatcagccagctgcgcaggacatattatagcacacaagcatttgcgtagacacaggtgcacgcactattctttcactctcataacccgatgggacggcaatcccacatcaccggagagagatcaggcgcaggactgacattaacgTGTTCTCTGATGCATGGGtttatcaatcaccaacttccagtcTCCGGGTTGCTTTGTgccacaaagcgattttgaGTCGACCCCTAGCTAGACCACTTGCAGAGCAATATTGATTAGaaaccgattagaaaaaatatttcagtgttccATTTATCGACGAAGGCTTATATTTTTAGGATGCATAGAGTAGTTGCCATGGCATGATGTAAAACGGTAGGAGGAAGCCAGTTTAAGTCATAAACTCGTATTCGACCCGCTCAGTGCAAGCGaacttacctacttagttaaAAAGAGAGCATGACCTTTCTGTTTTGGTGATTCCTTATCTAATATCGTCAAAACATTtggcttataaataaatacatattaagtaGATAggttactaaaattattatgtttttgtgagAAAAATATTCTCTAACCGGTTGTACCGGTAACCGAAAAACTATGTGGAAATCGGcggtcatggtatgggcatgtgatgcggaggaatgagagtcatgttgtgaggaaggtgatgagtatgaatgtagatggatatAGAGAAAGGGGACataagaaacgatggatggattgttaACGAGttgatatggctagaaagagtgttacttgtgagatgacggcagatagaagagtaaggaagaagaagacaagctgcgccgaccacaaataaattgggataaggccaagaggatgatgatgataaaacatGTATCGTTATAAATGTCTATGTTCTTTACATGGTCAATTTATTTGTCGTCAAAGTTAATGGTGGCGCtactaaaactattaattttcgaGTATTTCGTCATACTCCTCGCACACCTCGACCACTGATACTTAGAAATGGTTTCTTTTCAGCCGCTATTAAGCTTAACAAGAGGTCCAAAAAGGGGTATAATTACCTGAAGTTTAACCCTAGCGTTGTCCAGGTTGATATTGCAGGTGAAGAATGAAGCTCCTATCGTCGGAGATATGTGCTTGGAGAACATCTTGCCTATGTAGCGGACCACAAGGCTGGTCTTGCCGACACctgaaattaaaataggtaTGTTAAAAGTGTCCTTTGGTTGATTGAATTAACAACCATTCAAGTATGATTCACGAGTTACACAAGTGACGGTTTAACTAGTTTAggttaagatttttttgttatatggAGTAGGAGATCGATCGTAggacaaaaataacattatcaaAGCACAGATATAAATGACTGTTCTTTGTATGTGCAATTTCCCTGAAATGTCACTATAAGCGAAGTCATTATGTTTGATCAACGCTTGGCGTATCGGTCCTAGGAgagatcgatcataaggttaagcaacgcttgacgtGGTTGGTCCGAATGggtgtcatgacgagttcctccgtgtttcctaaagcacgttaaattggtgggacCCGGCTattgtttgaacatctttagcagtcgttacgggtagtccgaAGCCAGAATTTTGACAACCAATTAGGAGTATCGGGTGGCccaggaaactgggttgagggttAGACAGGAATTCAATGACcatatatgatgatgatgatgaattatatCCCAGCTAAGATAATGTGGGTCATCATTATAAACGGCCAAAGTTTAAGCTCTATACTGTGTTAATAGTTCGAGTTTGGCTTATAAAAACAGGTATGGCAATGACAACAAAAAAGGAAACAGGTTTTATCTCATACATTTTGTTCgactaacataaaaataatgaccCAGTGGTTTTCGGTTACGCAATATTTAGCAAAAAGGGTAAGGCAGAAGattatttctgttaattttctttaagaCTAGTAGTTTTCTATTGTTTCGCCTATGTTCCGGGGGAATTTCTTTATGTACCTAACCGGTCAGAATATAGCCTGTTTTACTCgatagctttctaacagtgaaagacttttatcaatagtttcggagcctttaggttGCAGACAAAcaatatgtttctttttattatattagtaggtacagaaGTACATCATctctcaactatgttgaggtcagcttccagtctgtATGGATGTAGAATGCAGCTAAGTATCAGTGTTTTTGCACGGAACGATTGGCTAttttacctcctcaaccctttaataaaaatggttgtcagatttactggctgactacccgtaaagactgccaatgatgtacaacaaaaaatatgaataataattgaataacGTTAATATTCAACTTTTGAAAAAGTGCACATAGGTACAAGTACGTTGCttggattatattattatacaagaCTAGTCTAAACATAATAGACAAAGAACATTAGCTTATTGATACTTATAATAGTTGATAGTTAATCTAAAAAACTGGTTTACAAAATCATTATGTAGTATGACATAACGCGCAAgcacgttattttattttatactaccTGTTAcacgcggtttcactcacgtcccggggaaactactgcccgtaccgggataaaatatagcctatgttactcgggaagagtgtagctttccaacagtgaaataatttttcaaatcggttcagtagtttcggagtctttattagggtacaaacaaacacatgtttattttttttattatattagtgtcgattaaaaaataactaagaaTAATTATACAACCTTTTTTATAATCAGAATGCGTCATACATTTTTGATCGATAAATTAGCATATTTTTTGAGAAGCCtgtctgtatttttattaatgaaataaaacctGTCTTTTAACTAAATTCCtgcataaaaaatgttattaaaaaattaacGAATAAACCTTACAcgagtaaatataaaatgtcttccgaaccgatttttttaataaaaaaaaaaacattgaatttatcagcctttttcccaaatatattggagtcggcttccagtctaaccggattcagctgagtaccagtgctttacaagaagcgactgcctatctgacgtcttTAACCCGGTTaccccggcaacccaataccccttggttagactggtatcagacttactggtttttctgactacccgtaacgactgccaaggatgttcaatggcagccgggacctacagtttaacgtgccatcgtATAAAGTTGTATATAACTCTGTACATAGTTTTGtcgtagataaaaataaatataatacatgtgtaattaattttttttctcaatttacCTGAGCCTGAGTTTACTTCTcatatatacctaggtactagtGGTGAAGTTTACTTAGAAATTATCGATTTCAATCAATATCCACAAAGCGTTTAGTAAACAATTGGGTGTTATTGTGATATCAGTGAGTCATTTGTGCAGTGACTAGCAAATCTGATAACAGTTGCACTATAAAGTTATGAAGATATTTCATTTATGTCAGACAGACAAGTGCAGATTGATCATAACCTGACGTGACACCTTGGACGtggacgagttcctccgtgtttcggaaaaaCGATAGATTGGTAATTAAATCATCTTTGGCActtgttacgggtagttagaagccagtctgacaccagtcttaccaggaGGTATCgtgttgctcgggtaactgggttgaggaggtcagatagagcagtcgctccttgtaaaacactagtactcagctaaatccggttagattggaagcagaccccaacatagttgggaaaaggctcggaagaagatGATAGGTATGGGTGAATCGACAAAAAACATGCacccgaattgataacctcctcctttttgggaagtctattaaaaaacttaaaataacctGGGATCTGGGCATTAGGCAACCTGGGTCAAATCTACTAtccgaaaacaaaacaaatgatttaCCTATTGTTTGTAGGAATCGGAATCGAGAAAACGAACCTTCGTTAAACACCACAATAACAATTACTGTTCTTAAAAACCTTGTCTAAATGAAAGTCTGTTAACCAGTCTAGACTCAAAGCAACGCTAATCAATTGACCGCCGAGGTTAAGCGGCTTTCGTCACGGTCGCTCCACGGATGGGTGAACATTGGACCAAATCTCTGCAAATCGGCTTTAACTTAAGTTATTTTTGGGTATTGTCGGCTAAAAATTGGTcaacaaatttttttttcggtCTTACATAGCTTAGGCTCATTTCGACCCTATGTtaagacatcatcatcatcctcctgcccttatccaaattttatttggggtcggcgcagcatgttttctccttccatactctttctatctgccgtcatctcacaagtaacatatattctttctaaccatatcgactttcacacaatccatccgtcgtttctttggtcgtcttcttccacttcttcttcctcctgccctgctcccaattttatttggggttggcggagtatgtcatcctcttccattttccctgtcactcgtcatactgacactcactcccttcctatgcatgtcctcttccactatatccgtctaTATTGTTGTTTCAAGACGTTCAAATAAAACAGGGTAGTAGGTCACATTTTTGGCGtatagaagttttattttatgaaagcgGGAGAGCcttacttatgtatgtaaatgtacaTCTCTTTCCTGTATTGTGTCggttgtgtcggattgccgtcccatcaggttatgagagtgaaggaatagtgagtgcacttgtgtctgcgcaaatgctcgtgcactataatatatcctgcgcagctgactgatctccttaaatgagaacagccgccatggccgaaatcggccgtggacgccattaaatgtacatgcacattaTGGCTCACCcgcttttgtgaaataaaatatctctacacaagaaacaaataaaaataattatcgtTATTCACAACTTTTCATAATAAACTGCTCCAAATATAAGCCAAGGAAAGTCAATCTCCTTTGACAAATAAGTACTAAAGCATTACTTCACACTTTCTGTTTTACAGTTTACTTCAAACAATCGAGCTAGCCAATCTGTCTCACACAAACTCAAGATAAGCTATtgacaaatataataatgttggaTTTATTGCATAGCTGACTACTGTATGCTATCAGTCAGATTAGATAACGGAAAGAGGGTAGACAGAGGATCTGGTAAAACatagatgtgttttttttacaataggGAGTGATCATCATTATCTGTCTAACCTTTTCCCTagtatgctggggtcggcttccagtctaatcagatgtaactgagtaccagtgtgccacatggagcgactgacaTGATCACTGACCAAGTTGGTGTTTTTGACGAATGCATGCATCCTTACTAATACTACGACAACGTACAGTTTCTGACAAATAACTTGGCTTCTAGCTCTCTTCGAACAAGCAAATCTACTTGCAAAGAACTGTAAGACGCTGTC
Coding sequences within:
- the LOC110382246 gene encoding ras-related protein Rab-31 isoform X2, coding for MKVIEAKIVVLGSQGVGKTSLVVRYIGKMFSKHISPTIGASFFTCNINLDNARVKLQVWDTAGQERFRSMAPMYYRNANAALLVFDITNFNSFVAIKGWVKELQSNVPEAMVLSVVGNKSDLEELRAVQASEAAQFAESIGAHYCETSALHDQQGIDEVFLNTAAALLKLSSSNLVSSLRSYDSADVDNDKIPTEEDATHTGKVELPAWSIDSIAHGDVQKNMCC
- the LOC110382246 gene encoding ras-related protein Rab-31 isoform X1, with amino-acid sequence MKVIEAKIVVLGSQGVGKTSLVVRYIGKMFSKHISPTIGASFFTCNINLDNARVKLQVWDTAGQERFRSMAPMYYRNANAALLVFDITNFNSFVAIKGWVKELQSNVPEAMVLSVVGNKSDLEELRAVQASEAAQFAESIGAHYCETSALHDQQGIDEVFLNTAAALLKLSSSNLVSSLRSYDSADVDNDKIPTGSPTEEDATHTGKVELPAWSIDSIAHGDVQKNMCC